The following are encoded together in the Thunnus thynnus chromosome 15, fThuThy2.1, whole genome shotgun sequence genome:
- the LOC137198612 gene encoding major histocompatibility complex class I-related gene protein-like: MKTMELVFLLIFFPVTLSVKHSLKFFATSSSGVKNFPDFVVVALVDEVPTGYCDSISKTAEGKQDWSQKMYKDDPQHLEWCTQQCLLDQYEYKAHIDILKQQLNQTEGVHIFQRMSSCEWDDETGEVNGFNQFGYDGDDFIAFDLKTLTWIAPKPQAVITKHKWDRDRANNEWWNYFLTQQCPEFVKRYLDYGKSSLLRTEFPSVFLLQKTPSSPVSCHATGFYPHRAMMFWRKDGEELHEDVEHGEILPNHDGSFQMSVDLNVSSVTPEDWRRYECVFHLSGVKDDIITKLDKAVIRTNWGKTGILTLQCVVGLLLLLAVCITGVFIWRRRDNGERQTYFYSSSRFRPANSSDSSSSDPSSVKDAALN, translated from the exons TGAAACACTCGCTGAAGTTTTTTGCCACATCGTCCTCTGGAGTCAAAAACTTCCcagattttgtggttgttgcGTTGGTTGATGAAGTTCCAACAGGTTACTGTGACAGCATCAGTAAGACAGCAGAAGGCAAACAGGACTGGtcacaaaaaatgtataaagaTGATCCACAGCACTTGGAGTGGTGCACGCAGCAGTGTTTATTAGACCAATATGAATACAAAGCtcacattgacattttgaagcagcaactgaaccaaactgaag gtgtccacatctTCCAGAGGATGAGCAGCTGTGAATGGGATGATGAGACTGGAGAGGTTAATGGTTTTAATCAGTTTGGTTATGATGGAGATGACTTCATAGCATTTGACCTGAAGACACTGACATGGATCGCTCCAAAACCACAAGCTGTCATCACCAAACACAAGTGGGACAGAGATAGAGCCAACAATGAATGGTGGAACTACTTCCTCACCCAGCAGTGCCCTGAGTTTGTGAAGAGATATTTGGACTATGGGAAGAGCTCTCTGCTGAGAACAG AGTTTCCCTCAGTGTTTCTCCTCCagaagactccctcctctccagtcagctgccacGCTACAGGTTTCTACCCTCACAGAGCCATGatgttctggaggaaagatggagaggagcttcATGAGGATGTGGAACATGGAGAGATCCTCCCCAACCATGATGGATCCTTCCAGATGAGTGTTGATCTGAACGTTTCATCAGTCACACCTGAAGACTGGAGGAGGtacgaatgtgtgtttcatctctctggtgTGAAGGACGATATCATCACCAAACTGGACAAAGCAGTGATCAGAACCAACTGGGGTAAGACTGGAATACTGACTTTACAAT GTGTtgtaggactgctgctgctcctggcagtctgcatcactggagtcttcatctggaggaggagagataaTGGTGAGAGACAAACATACTTTTACTCATCATCaa GATTCAGGCCTGCAAACT ctTCAGACTCGTCATCCTCTGATCCATCTTCAGTCAAAGATGCAGCTCTTAACTGA